A stretch of the Lactuca sativa cultivar Salinas chromosome 9, Lsat_Salinas_v11, whole genome shotgun sequence genome encodes the following:
- the LOC111881013 gene encoding LOW QUALITY PROTEIN: ABC transporter G family member 36 (The sequence of the model RefSeq protein was modified relative to this genomic sequence to represent the inferred CDS: inserted 2 bases in 2 codons; substituted 1 base at 1 genomic stop codon), with product MREQGVTENRLHLHSYITGAFRPRVLTALMGVRGKTTLMDVLAGRKTCGYIKGDIRISGFPKVQETFARISGFCEQTDIHSPIITVHESLIYSAFLRLVKEISKVDKMVFVREAMELVELDNIKNEMVGRPRVIGLSTEQRKRLXIAVEVVENPSIIFMDEPTSRLDARAXAIVMRAVRNTVDKGRTVVSTIHQPSIDSFESFDEWLLLKRGXKVIYAGPLGKHSQSIIDYF from the exons ATGAGAGAACAAGGGGTAACTGAAAACAGATTGCATTTACATAGTTATATAACAGGTGCATTTAGGCCTAGAGTTTTAACTGCATTGATGGGAGTACGTGGAAAAACTACATTAATGGATGTTTTAGCAGGAAGAAAAACATGTGGTTATATCAAAGGAGATATAAGAATATCAGGATTCCCAAAAGTACAAGAAACATTTGCAAGAATCTCTGGATTTTGTGAACAAACTGACATCCATTCTCCCATAATCACTGTTCATGAATCCTTAATCTACTCCGCTTTCCTCCGTCTCGTAAAAGAAATTAGTAAGGTAGACAAAATGGT ttTTGTACGTGAAGCGATGGAGTTGGTTGAACTCGACAATATTAAGAATGAAATGGTGGGACGTCCAAGAGTTATTGGATTATCAACAGAACAAAGAAAGAGGC AAATTGCAGTTGAAGTTGTTGAAAATCCTTCAATTATTTTCATGGATGAACCGACTTCTAGACTTGATGCAAGAG CTGCCATTGTTATGAGAGCTGTAAGAAACACAGTGGACAAAGGAAGAACTGTTGTTTCCACCATTCATCAACCTAGTATTGATAGCTTTGAATCGTTTGATGAGTGGTTGTTGTTGAAAAGAGGTTGAAAAGTTATCTATGCGGGACCTTTAGGCAAACATTCTCAAAGCATCATTGATTACTTTTAG